Within the Nocardioides humi genome, the region CCTTCGGCGTCGGGATCGACAGCCCGTTCCTGCGGGTGCTCGACGCGGGGGTGCTGACGTGAGCCCGCTCGACTTCCTCGCCGACCTGACCAACCCCGACCTGCGGTTCCTCCCCAAGGCGCTGGCCGTCGCCGTGATGTCGTCGCTCGTGTGCGGCGTCGTCGGCTGCTATGTCGTCCTGCGCGGCATGGCGTTCATCGGCGACGCCGTCGCCCACGCGGTCTTCCCCGGCCTCGCCGTCGCGTTCGTGGTCTCGGGCAACCTGATCGTCGGCGGGACCGTCGCCGGCGTCCTCACCGCCGTGCTGATCGCGGTGTTCAGCCAGGGCCGGCGGCTCAAGGAGGACTCCGTGATCGGCATCTTCTTCGTCGCCGCCTTCGCGCTCGGCGTCGTGATCATCTCCCGCGCGCCCGGGTACGCCGGCTCGCTCCAGCAGTTCCTGTTCGGCTCCATCGCCGGGGTGCCCGACCGCGACCTCGCCGTGATCGCGGTGACGGGCCTGGTGGTCCTGACCGTGCTGTTCCTGCTCCACCACGGGCTGGTCGCGGTCACGCTCGACCGGGAGATGGCCCGCGCGCTCGGCCTGCGCGTCTTCCTCCACGACCTGGTCCTCTACGTCCTGGTCACCCTGGCCGTGGTGATCTCGGTGCAGACCATCGGCAACGTCCTGGTCCTCGCCCTGCTGGTGGCGCCGGCCGCGACCGCCCGGCTGCTGACCGACCGGCTGGGGGTGATGATGGCGCTCGCGCCGCTGATCGGGACCACCGGCGCGGTGCTCGGCCTCTACGTGTCGTGGTCGTGGGACCTGCCGGTCGGCGGCACCGTCGTGCTGGTCCTGGCGGCCTGCTTCCTCCTCGCCTGGCTCGCGGCTCCGCGGCACGGCGTCCTGGCCGCCCTCCGGCGGATCGGGGCCTCCGGGGGTGAGGCCGCGG harbors:
- a CDS encoding anchored repeat-type ABC transporter permease subunit, producing MSPLDFLADLTNPDLRFLPKALAVAVMSSLVCGVVGCYVVLRGMAFIGDAVAHAVFPGLAVAFVVSGNLIVGGTVAGVLTAVLIAVFSQGRRLKEDSVIGIFFVAAFALGVVIISRAPGYAGSLQQFLFGSIAGVPDRDLAVIAVTGLVVLTVLFLLHHGLVAVTLDREMARALGLRVFLHDLVLYVLVTLAVVISVQTIGNVLVLALLVAPAATARLLTDRLGVMMALAPLIGTTGAVLGLYVSWSWDLPVGGTVVLVLAACFLLAWLAAPRHGVLAALRRIGASGGEAAAYPG